A genomic segment from Nodularia sphaerocarpa UHCC 0038 encodes:
- a CDS encoding armadillo-type fold-containing protein, which produces MAKASFSGKQLLNQIPHKSLLEFKTKSPKQRTFKPLSGPGGILGFFTILVAMLLWNWKLLLALLVGVGVMLLVYSMQKWDWQLRLSQMWKFLNSPNCRLALAVGSGGIATVSTYMAAAIWVDSKSSWIAAGAIVQGLGTLLTLILLVWQIVSFYGNQEQNNLDQLLVNLTEPDSLKRLIAIRQLTKIITSQRVDSQVQEEVVQCLRLLLSQEQETVIRDAALDSLQAWDSGRSSLPLSKVTNLTPLSTKLKVHISSS; this is translated from the coding sequence GTGGCAAAGGCTTCATTTTCTGGAAAGCAACTGCTCAACCAAATTCCCCACAAGTCGCTCTTAGAGTTCAAGACAAAAAGCCCAAAGCAACGAACTTTCAAGCCTTTGTCTGGGCCTGGAGGCATTTTGGGCTTTTTCACAATTCTTGTGGCGATGCTGTTGTGGAACTGGAAACTGCTATTGGCGCTTTTGGTTGGCGTTGGAGTAATGTTATTAGTTTACTCAATGCAGAAATGGGACTGGCAATTGCGCTTATCCCAGATGTGGAAATTCTTAAACAGCCCCAATTGTCGTTTAGCTTTAGCGGTAGGTAGTGGCGGTATTGCTACTGTTAGCACATACATGGCTGCGGCTATCTGGGTTGATTCCAAAAGTTCCTGGATTGCGGCTGGTGCGATTGTGCAAGGTTTGGGAACGTTATTAACTTTAATTTTGTTGGTTTGGCAAATCGTCAGCTTTTACGGAAACCAAGAGCAAAATAACCTTGATCAGTTATTGGTTAATTTAACAGAACCAGATTCTTTGAAGCGTTTGATTGCTATCCGACAATTAACTAAAATCATCACCAGTCAGCGAGTTGACTCCCAGGTGCAGGAAGAAGTTGTTCAATGCTTGCGACTATTACTCAGTCAAGAGCAGGAAACAGTGATTAGAGATGCGGCTTTAGACAGTTTACAAGCCTGGGATAGCGGGCGATCATCGCTACCATTGAGCAAAGTGACAAATTTGACCCCTTTATCTACAAAGTTGAAGGTTCATATTTCTTCCTCCTAG
- a CDS encoding response regulator transcription factor, which yields MSKIRVALIEDHDLTRVGIRTALQQKAEIEVVGEAASAIAGLKMLKKLQPDIAIVDIGLPDKDGIELTRELKAFTNGDDSATKVLILTLQDNKEAVLAAFAAGADSYCMKDIKFDNLLEAVRVTYDGNAWIDPAIARIVLQQAQENPPLRQTVTTNEQNILPHSESESEKENIQAYTLTERELEVLQLIVEGCSNALIAERLYITVGTVKTHVRNILNKLCADDRTQAAVRALRSGLVG from the coding sequence ATGAGTAAGATTCGTGTGGCTCTGATTGAAGATCATGACCTCACCCGTGTAGGTATTCGGACAGCTTTACAACAAAAGGCAGAAATTGAAGTTGTCGGAGAAGCTGCGAGTGCGATCGCAGGTCTAAAAATGTTAAAAAAGTTACAACCTGATATTGCAATTGTCGATATTGGTTTACCAGACAAGGATGGTATTGAACTGACACGGGAATTGAAAGCTTTCACGAATGGAGACGATTCAGCAACAAAGGTCCTAATTTTAACGCTCCAGGATAATAAAGAAGCCGTGCTGGCAGCTTTTGCAGCTGGGGCTGATTCTTACTGTATGAAAGATATCAAGTTTGATAATTTGCTCGAAGCCGTGCGAGTAACTTACGATGGCAATGCTTGGATTGATCCAGCGATCGCTCGAATTGTGTTACAACAAGCACAAGAAAATCCCCCATTACGTCAAACTGTCACCACAAATGAGCAAAATATTTTACCACACTCAGAATCTGAGTCAGAAAAGGAAAATATTCAGGCTTACACCCTTACAGAAAGGGAGTTAGAAGTGTTACAGTTAATCGTTGAAGGTTGTAGCAATGCACTCATTGCCGAACGACTCTATATTACCGTGGGGACTGTGAAAACACACGTGAGAAATATTTTGAATAAGCTCTGTGCTGATGACCGCACCCAAGCAGCAGTGCGCGCCTTGCGTTCTGGATTAGTAGGATAG
- the ftsE gene encoding cell division ATP-binding protein FtsE, with the protein MPVLTTPTTSDKSFNTEEQKSQQPSSNTEAMVQLRSVTKTYKNGCHALLDVNLEVKKKEFLVITGPSGSGKSTLLKLLYGEELPTQGDVIVDDYHVKTLRGDRLSRLRRRIGIVFQDYKLITQRTVAENITFVLQAQGYTRKEIHRRLEPTLKLVGLLSKADCFPDQLSGGEQQRVSIARAIVGTPPLLLADEPTGNLDPDNSWQVMQILQKLNNFGATVIVTTHDEQLVRRCNHPVVQVKNGRVERQSPKVHK; encoded by the coding sequence ATGCCAGTTTTAACAACCCCAACAACTAGTGATAAATCATTCAACACAGAAGAGCAAAAAAGTCAACAGCCGAGTAGTAATACAGAGGCAATGGTACAATTGCGCTCTGTGACTAAAACCTATAAAAATGGCTGTCACGCTTTATTGGATGTGAATCTAGAGGTGAAAAAGAAAGAATTTTTAGTGATTACAGGGCCTAGTGGTTCGGGGAAATCAACTTTGTTAAAACTTTTGTATGGTGAGGAGTTACCCACACAGGGCGATGTGATTGTTGATGATTATCATGTTAAGACTTTGCGAGGCGATCGCCTGTCAAGATTACGACGACGCATTGGAATTGTCTTTCAAGACTACAAATTGATTACTCAGCGCACCGTAGCCGAAAATATCACCTTTGTATTGCAAGCGCAAGGCTATACCCGTAAGGAAATTCACCGACGTTTAGAGCCTACTTTGAAGCTAGTAGGTTTACTGAGTAAAGCCGATTGTTTTCCCGATCAACTTTCTGGGGGAGAACAACAACGGGTAAGTATTGCGCGGGCGATTGTCGGCACACCTCCGTTACTTTTGGCGGATGAACCCACAGGTAATCTTGATCCTGATAATTCTTGGCAAGTCATGCAGATTCTGCAAAAGTTAAATAACTTTGGCGCAACCGTAATTGTGACTACCCATGATGAACAATTGGTACGTCGGTGTAATCATCCAGTGGTGCAAGTCAAAAATGGACGAGTTGAGCGACAATCGCCAAAGGTTCATAAGTAG
- a CDS encoding DUF2470 domain-containing protein, whose product MSDNFSPEISSRICSHMNDDHASAVVLYAQAFGGVTDATTAQMLSIDSEGMNLTAQVNAETVPVRIQFDHILVDSEDAHQTLIAMVKQARVQAK is encoded by the coding sequence ATGTCTGATAACTTCTCTCCTGAAATTAGCTCACGTATTTGCAGTCACATGAACGATGATCATGCTAGTGCAGTAGTTCTTTACGCCCAGGCTTTTGGCGGTGTTACAGATGCTACAACCGCACAAATGCTGTCAATTGACTCTGAGGGGATGAATTTGACAGCACAGGTAAATGCAGAAACTGTGCCAGTTCGGATTCAGTTCGATCATATTTTAGTAGATTCCGAAGATGCTCACCAAACTTTGATTGCAATGGTGAAGCAAGCACGGGTTCAGGCAAAATAG
- a CDS encoding WecB/TagA/CpsF family glycosyltransferase, which produces MFKPPQVFSVLGIPVHLMSNYPGWLLECVQHSRGTHVVTLNAEMTMQAERNPTLAQVIQNAELVIPDGAGVVLYLRWLFWQKVQRCPGIELAETLLQELGQQQTDAKVFFYGGASGVAATAAEFWQQQIPTLNVVGTNSGYHNPEEEEQLKQRLTQLQPQVIFVGLGVPRQELWIAQNRHLCPQAIWIGVGGSFDIWSGIKTRAPAWLGNNNLEWLYRLYQEPWRWRRMLALPEFAVKAFIYRLTARGAI; this is translated from the coding sequence ATGTTTAAACCGCCTCAAGTGTTTTCGGTACTGGGAATACCAGTTCATCTGATGAGTAACTATCCAGGCTGGTTGCTGGAATGCGTGCAACACAGCAGAGGAACTCATGTAGTTACGCTGAATGCAGAAATGACGATGCAGGCAGAACGGAATCCAACTCTGGCTCAAGTAATTCAAAATGCCGAGCTAGTAATTCCAGATGGCGCGGGAGTAGTTCTGTATTTGCGATGGCTTTTTTGGCAAAAAGTGCAGCGTTGTCCGGGGATTGAGCTAGCAGAAACCCTGTTGCAAGAACTGGGACAACAGCAGACAGATGCAAAAGTTTTTTTCTATGGTGGAGCATCTGGAGTAGCTGCAACAGCCGCAGAATTTTGGCAGCAGCAAATACCCACCTTGAATGTCGTAGGGACTAATTCTGGCTACCATAACCCAGAAGAAGAAGAGCAATTAAAACAAAGACTCACCCAATTACAGCCACAAGTAATTTTTGTGGGTTTGGGAGTACCACGTCAAGAGTTATGGATTGCCCAAAACCGTCATTTATGCCCCCAAGCCATTTGGATTGGTGTTGGTGGTAGCTTCGATATTTGGTCAGGGATAAAAACTCGCGCTCCGGCTTGGTTAGGAAATAACAACTTGGAATGGCTGTATCGGCTTTATCAAGAACCCTGGCGTTGGCGGCGGATGTTGGCTTTGCCGGAATTTGCTGTGAAAGCTTTTATTTATCGTTTGACTGCTAGGGGCGCAATCTAG
- a CDS encoding SpoIIE family protein phosphatase has product MTETDLGKLKLMVVDDEQDNLDLLYRTFRRDFEVYKANNAGSALEILDKEGEMAVIISDQRMPEMNGTEFLSLTVERFPDTIRILLTGFTDVEDLVAAINSGQVFKYITKPWSPEQLKVLVDQATDTYCLVKKRTRELSRALRRESLFNAVTTAIRESLDYDSMLQKIVATIGQTFATTYCLLRPVESDRLTAEEFCYQDSNSSLPDGAYDPSLLIEKVLQTRHYQLTQDTYDGNHCQQMVVPLSYQQHLLAVLAIYQWGNHQPWQEEEIQLIAGVAEQAALALSQAKLYQRLQEKQAQLGTELEVARQIQNNLLRQTLPDITGVKVQACCYPAREVGGDFFEVFVHPKGDLWLAVGDVSGKGVPAALFMASAISVLRRELAQETPAEPNVVLHHLNKALSDDLIGNNYFITLVLARYTPTTKELVYANAGHIYPLLWSHSTVANPIYLKVRGIPVGILPQWQAKSGHLTLAPGDTLLLASDGITEAMVSNKLLNPEETEDSGQLISRSMLNQEGLWQLLQREPQPFSLQNLLARIQADNHIQEDDQTILSLEVL; this is encoded by the coding sequence ATGACTGAAACAGACCTAGGCAAATTAAAGCTCATGGTCGTAGACGATGAGCAGGATAACTTAGATTTACTCTATCGTACTTTTAGGCGAGATTTTGAAGTATATAAAGCTAATAATGCTGGAAGTGCGCTAGAAATTCTCGACAAAGAAGGCGAGATGGCTGTGATTATTTCGGATCAAAGAATGCCGGAAATGAACGGTACTGAGTTTCTCAGTCTCACAGTGGAGCGGTTTCCTGATACAATTCGGATTTTACTGACTGGTTTTACTGATGTTGAAGACTTGGTAGCGGCAATTAACTCCGGTCAAGTGTTCAAATACATCACCAAACCTTGGAGTCCTGAACAACTGAAAGTATTAGTTGATCAAGCCACTGATACATATTGCCTAGTCAAGAAGCGTACCCGCGAGTTAAGTCGCGCTTTGCGGCGAGAATCTTTGTTTAATGCGGTGACAACGGCAATTCGGGAATCTCTCGATTATGACAGTATGCTGCAAAAGATTGTAGCTACCATTGGACAGACATTTGCAACTACTTATTGTTTGCTCAGACCAGTGGAGAGCGATCGCTTAACAGCAGAGGAATTTTGTTATCAAGACTCTAACTCCAGTTTACCCGATGGAGCCTACGACCCCAGTCTGTTAATTGAAAAAGTTCTGCAAACCCGCCATTATCAACTGACTCAAGATACTTATGACGGCAACCACTGTCAGCAAATGGTTGTACCACTGTCCTACCAGCAGCATTTACTAGCCGTCCTTGCTATCTACCAATGGGGAAACCATCAACCTTGGCAAGAGGAAGAAATCCAACTGATTGCAGGTGTCGCCGAACAAGCAGCTTTAGCTCTCTCCCAAGCCAAACTCTACCAGCGTCTCCAAGAAAAGCAAGCACAGCTCGGCACTGAATTGGAAGTAGCGCGCCAAATTCAAAACAATCTGCTGCGCCAAACTCTACCGGATATCACAGGTGTCAAGGTGCAAGCCTGTTGTTACCCGGCGCGTGAAGTGGGAGGAGATTTTTTTGAGGTGTTTGTCCATCCCAAAGGAGATTTATGGTTAGCCGTAGGTGATGTTTCCGGTAAGGGTGTGCCTGCTGCTTTATTCATGGCTAGTGCAATTTCGGTATTACGCCGGGAACTAGCACAAGAAACGCCAGCCGAGCCAAATGTAGTGCTACATCACCTCAACAAGGCTCTTTCTGATGACTTGATTGGCAACAATTACTTTATTACTCTGGTCTTAGCTCGTTATACTCCTACGACCAAAGAGCTAGTCTATGCTAATGCCGGTCATATTTATCCCTTGCTTTGGTCACATAGTACTGTAGCTAACCCTATTTATCTGAAAGTGCGCGGCATTCCTGTGGGTATCTTGCCTCAGTGGCAAGCAAAATCGGGTCACTTAACTCTCGCTCCAGGAGATACCTTACTGCTCGCTAGTGATGGAATTACAGAAGCTATGGTATCAAATAAATTATTGAATCCAGAAGAAACTGAGGATAGTGGACAGCTAATCAGCCGTTCTATGCTCAATCAAGAAGGACTTTGGCAACTCTTACAAAGAGAACCCCAACCGTT
- a CDS encoding M48 family metallopeptidase, whose translation MNWNSFLANHLTGRRRWFYPLISVVVALTLCLTTPMPGNAFDIRSLLFRGIQVIQMSNMSDRQEVDLGRQMNQQLQSSNIKLSRNSQINRYVEQIGQRLVANSDRPNLPFTFQVIEDNSINAFATLGGYVYIHTGLMKAADNEAELASVIAHEIGHIGGRHLVQQMRQREIASGVASAAGLDRNAAVGIGLELALNRPRSRQDEFDADNRGLVALTQAGYGQSAMVSFMQKLMQKGGSMPAFLSTHPATGDRIKALQSAINAQPSNQRDGLDNAAYRANIRSIL comes from the coding sequence ATGAATTGGAACAGCTTTTTGGCAAATCATCTGACTGGGCGACGACGTTGGTTTTATCCGTTGATTTCAGTGGTAGTCGCCCTGACTCTGTGCCTGACTACACCCATGCCGGGTAATGCTTTCGATATCCGGTCTCTTCTGTTCCGGGGAATACAGGTAATTCAGATGTCTAATATGTCTGATCGCCAAGAAGTTGATCTTGGTAGGCAGATGAATCAGCAGTTGCAGAGTAGTAATATTAAACTGAGCCGCAATTCTCAAATTAATCGCTATGTGGAACAAATTGGTCAGCGTTTGGTAGCTAATAGCGATCGCCCGAATCTTCCTTTTACCTTCCAAGTTATTGAAGATAACTCTATCAATGCCTTTGCTACTTTGGGGGGTTATGTATATATCCACACTGGTTTGATGAAAGCCGCAGATAATGAAGCGGAATTAGCTAGTGTAATTGCCCATGAAATTGGTCACATTGGCGGCAGACACTTAGTACAACAGATGCGCCAAAGAGAGATTGCAAGTGGTGTAGCTTCAGCCGCAGGTTTAGATCGCAATGCCGCCGTGGGAATTGGTTTAGAACTAGCACTCAACCGTCCCCGCAGTCGTCAAGATGAATTTGATGCCGATAATAGAGGATTAGTCGCTTTGACACAGGCTGGTTATGGCCAGTCGGCGATGGTTTCCTTTATGCAAAAGCTGATGCAAAAAGGGGGTTCTATGCCGGCATTTTTGAGTACTCACCCGGCTACAGGCGATCGCATTAAAGCCCTCCAAAGTGCTATTAATGCCCAACCTAGCAATCAGCGTGACGGATTGGATAATGCTGCTTATCGAGCTAATATCCGCAGCATACTTTAG
- a CDS encoding DUF4330 domain-containing protein, with protein MAILDSKGRLFGKINFLDLGAALVILLVIFGIFVFPGTTGSVAQVGTNTVPIEVDLAVRGLNVRDPERLFEQGFTKGGKTNVIIRNQPYGQIGIKSVQVLPRTLTVSQPDGSVKELPDPRTNNFSTDMLLTLEGKAQITDGGPVLGNSKVKIGTTFELEGFNYNFNSTVIDVRIKDS; from the coding sequence ATGGCTATTTTAGATTCCAAAGGACGCTTGTTCGGCAAAATCAATTTCCTTGATTTAGGTGCTGCACTGGTAATTCTGCTAGTAATATTTGGTATATTTGTTTTTCCTGGAACGACTGGTTCTGTAGCCCAAGTCGGTACTAACACCGTACCTATTGAGGTAGACTTAGCAGTTCGCGGTTTGAATGTACGCGATCCTGAACGGTTATTTGAGCAAGGATTTACAAAAGGCGGTAAAACTAATGTGATTATCCGCAATCAACCCTACGGTCAAATTGGGATCAAATCCGTGCAAGTCCTACCTAGAACGTTAACAGTTTCCCAACCAGATGGTTCGGTGAAAGAATTACCAGATCCCAGGACAAACAATTTTAGTACAGATATGCTTTTAACTTTAGAAGGTAAAGCCCAAATTACTGACGGTGGACCAGTATTAGGTAATAGTAAAGTAAAAATTGGTACTACCTTTGAATTAGAAGGTTTTAACTATAACTTTAATTCTACAGTTATCGATGTCAGAATAAAAGACAGCTAA
- a CDS encoding metallophosphoesterase family protein: MSETSQRRIVIGDVHGHYEGLMKLMEAIAPASEDQVYFLGDLIDRGPKSCHVIDFVKDHNYGCLLGNHEQMLLSILTGANVSTPAMQAWLYGGGQATIASYENGTIPEEHLEWLKTLPLYLDLGDIWLTHAGVDPELPLAEQTAEQFCWIRDEFHSISQPYFCDKLMIIGHTITFTFPGVLPGKLAQGQGWLNIDTGAYHPRSGWLTGLDTTNNLIYQINIFNNSVRTLPLAEGVVMVEPSKIAGRRHKQRA; encoded by the coding sequence ATGAGCGAAACTAGCCAACGTCGAATTGTGATTGGGGATGTGCATGGACACTATGAAGGTTTGATGAAATTGATGGAGGCGATCGCCCCCGCATCAGAAGATCAAGTATATTTTCTAGGAGACTTAATTGATCGTGGTCCTAAAAGTTGCCATGTAATTGATTTTGTCAAGGATCATAATTATGGGTGTCTGCTGGGAAATCATGAGCAGATGTTATTAAGCATTTTAACTGGTGCTAACGTCTCTACCCCAGCAATGCAAGCATGGCTGTATGGTGGGGGACAAGCAACTATCGCTAGTTACGAAAACGGCACGATTCCTGAAGAACACTTGGAGTGGCTGAAAACTTTGCCCCTGTATCTCGATTTGGGAGATATTTGGTTAACTCATGCTGGCGTTGATCCTGAACTACCTTTAGCAGAACAAACTGCCGAGCAATTTTGCTGGATACGCGACGAATTTCATAGCATTTCGCAACCATACTTTTGTGATAAGCTGATGATCATTGGTCATACTATCACCTTCACCTTCCCTGGTGTTCTCCCTGGTAAGTTGGCACAAGGGCAAGGATGGCTAAATATAGATACTGGTGCTTACCATCCCCGCAGTGGCTGGTTAACTGGACTAGACACTACAAATAACTTAATTTATCAAATCAACATTTTTAACAATTCTGTCCGCACCTTGCCCTTGGCAGAAGGGGTGGTTATGGTTGAACCGTCGAAAATAGCTGGTCGCCGCCATAAGCAGCGAGCCTAG
- a CDS encoding alpha/beta fold hydrolase, translating into MFQPQGFEQRSIITSLGKMVYYTASSSPWQDDSTAKHERETLVFLHGFGGGSSAYEWSKVYPAFAGEYRVLAPDLIGWGRSEHPARNYMIDDYLTTIREFIQQTCTGPVKVIASSLTAAFTIRVAIAYPDLFKSLILVTPAGLSDFGEDYSRSVFAQIVSLPIIDRLLYSAGIATSSGIRNFLEQRQFAQSNRIYEEIVEAYLQSAQQPNAEYAALSFVRGDLSFDLSLYIQQLTTPTAIIWGQKSEFTGPEIGRRLWEKNPQAIRIFQRLEDVGLTPHLELPAVTIGLIRQFLPMLN; encoded by the coding sequence ATGTTTCAGCCACAAGGATTTGAGCAACGCTCCATAATTACCTCATTAGGTAAGATGGTTTATTATACTGCCAGTAGCTCACCTTGGCAGGATGATTCCACCGCAAAACATGAGAGGGAAACTTTGGTATTCCTACACGGCTTTGGTGGCGGGTCTTCTGCTTATGAGTGGTCGAAGGTTTATCCGGCTTTTGCTGGCGAATATCGCGTTTTAGCACCAGATTTAATTGGTTGGGGTAGGTCTGAGCATCCAGCCCGGAACTACATGATTGATGATTATCTGACGACGATTCGGGAGTTTATCCAGCAGACTTGTACAGGGCCTGTGAAAGTCATCGCTTCTTCCCTGACTGCGGCCTTTACAATTCGAGTGGCGATCGCCTATCCTGATTTATTCAAGTCTTTAATTCTGGTAACACCAGCCGGACTCTCGGATTTTGGCGAAGACTATTCTCGCAGCGTTTTTGCCCAAATAGTTAGCCTTCCCATTATTGATCGCTTGCTTTATAGCGCTGGAATTGCTACGAGTAGCGGTATTCGTAATTTCTTAGAACAACGGCAATTTGCCCAGTCTAATCGCATATACGAGGAAATTGTTGAGGCTTATCTCCAATCTGCCCAGCAACCCAATGCTGAATATGCAGCCCTGTCTTTTGTCCGTGGCGATTTATCTTTTGATTTATCCTTATATATACAACAGTTGACAACTCCTACGGCGATTATTTGGGGACAAAAGTCAGAATTTACTGGACCGGAAATTGGTCGTCGTCTTTGGGAGAAGAATCCCCAAGCTATCCGAATATTTCAGCGATTAGAAGATGTGGGATTAACGCCTCATTTGGAACTACCAGCTGTGACTATTGGCTTGATTCGGCAATTTTTACCGATGCTGAATTAG
- a CDS encoding type II toxin-antitoxin system PemK/MazF family toxin, which produces MPRDNLTYRRGEIRWVNLDPTFGAEAQKTRPCLIVQNDIMNQYGLLTIVMPFRRGKKQAPYIVNVKATANNGLDQDRFIDVGQIRAVDYSRILGLVGVLETEYWELIRTSVNVVLGFVF; this is translated from the coding sequence ATGCCAAGGGATAATTTAACTTATCGACGGGGAGAGATTCGTTGGGTGAATCTTGATCCTACCTTCGGGGCTGAAGCACAAAAAACTCGTCCTTGTTTAATTGTACAGAATGACATTATGAATCAGTATGGATTACTGACCATTGTCATGCCATTTCGACGAGGAAAGAAACAAGCCCCCTATATTGTGAATGTGAAAGCAACAGCAAACAATGGATTAGATCAAGACCGTTTTATTGATGTTGGGCAAATCCGCGCTGTCGATTATAGTCGTATTTTGGGCTTAGTGGGTGTATTAGAGACAGAATACTGGGAACTCATTCGGACATCTGTAAATGTAGTTCTGGGATTTGTTTTTTAA